CTCGCGTTTCGGCAGTCGCTTTATTTTGGCTTTTCGTAAGTGTGTTGCCGTTTGTCGTTTTTGTGTCAGGTGCAGTTTCCCTTCCCAAGTTAGGAACGTTTGAGCGATTGCTCGATGCGCAAAACCTGTTGAGAATGATGGCCATTGCAGCAAGAGATGGTGCGGCTTATCCATCTTTTGCGGTGCCTACGTCAACTACGGAGCTGCTTTGGAAAACCCCGATAAGACTCGCGTATTTCCTGTTTGCGCCGTTTCCCTGGGACATAAGAGCCCCGCAACATCTGATTGGTTTGATTGATGGCGCGATCTATTTGGTGGTAGCCCTCACGTTGTGGAGAAAGTGGTCTGTCGTTGTATCCAATAAGACAGCATTGCGAGTTATGATAATCGTTATCGCTGTGCTTTTTGTGTTTAGTTTTGGCGTTGGCAATTTCGGGACAGGTATACGCCACCGAGCTAAGTTGGTAGTTGCATTGCTTGCGTGCGTGGCGCCCTTTATTCCGAAAATTCGCGTTCGAACACCGGGTGTGATTAGAAGAAACGCTATGGTGGCTGCTTCAGTAATTGCGGGTCGGGACGTGAGGGCAACATGAAAATTTGCCATGTCATTACCGGCCTCAACGATGGCGGGGCCGAAGCGGTGCTGTATCGGTTGTGTACGAGCGACACGGAAAACCGTCATGTGGTTATCTCTTTAATGGATGAGGGCAAGTACGGCCCGCTCTTGCGGGCGGCGGGGGTGGAGGTTTACACTCTTGGGATGCCCCGCAGGAAGGTGACTATTGGGGCGCTTTTCCGTTTATGGCGCCTACTGCGGTCCGTGCGTCCGGACGTGGTTCAAACGTGGATGTACCACGCGGATCTTGTCGGGGGAGTTGTTGCGCGTCTTGCCGGAGTATCGACGGTCTGCTGGGGCATACGCCAAACTACACTGGAGCTCGGTTTGACACCCCGCACCACGATTATGGTAGCGCGTACTTGCGCCGGGCTTTCGCATTGGATACCCACTGCCATTGTCAGCTGCTCGCATGAGGCGGCGAGAGTGCACCAAGCGCTGGGCTACGCCGCGCGGAAGTTTGTTGTTGTTCCTAATGGTTACGATCTGGAGCGCTTTTCGCCCGATACAGAGGCGCGCGAACGCTTGCGGGCCGAGTGGGGTGTCGATGCTCAGACGCCACTAATAGGTATGGTAGCGCGTTTTAATCCACAAAAAGACCACGCCAACTTGCTTGCGGCACTTGGTTTGCTCAAACAGCAAGGCGTTAAATTCCGTTGCGTCCTTGTAGGCACGGGAATGGATAACACCAATGAGGATTTGACGAAGCGTATTGCCGAGGCAGGCTTAGATGAGTACGTGTACCTTCTAGGACCGCGAGATGACATTCCCGCGATCATGAACACTCTTGATGTGCATGTATTATCCAGTGCTGGTGAGGCATTCCCCAACGTGCTGGCTGAAGCCATGGCTTGCGGAACGCCGTGTGTGACCACAGACGTCGGGGATGCCGCGTTCATTGTTGGGGAAACGGGATGGGTGGTCCCTCCCAGGGATAGCCGCGCTTTGGCGGAAGCGCTCGTCGCTGCGCTGACGCAGCGGCAGAATGAAGATAGTTGGCAGGCAAGAAAATTGGCGTGTCGCGAGCGGATAGCGACGCACTTTACCCTGGATGCGATGATAAGCGGTTATCGAAAAGTGTGGGTGAAAGCGGCTGAATCCACTCGCACGACTTCCGTAAAAGCTCCTCGAAACGGTTAGGGTGGTTTTCATATCAAACAGTGTAACACGCTTTGATGCGCAGCCTGCGGCTTTCGCTTATTTTGGTGGGAACAGGGGCAACTTCAAATGTACCATGCGGACCTCGGAAGCGGGTGGTGGACGGCCTTCTTGGGCCAGTGAGGGTCTGTTGATGAAACCTGTAGACGACACGGGTGCCTGCTCAGTCGCTGTGTAGTATTATTATTGCTTGTTGATCCGTCTTATCATATCCGTGTGTACGATTGGCGATGGCTTACTTTGGGCTCCCTCTGTTGGTGTACTCTCGTGAAGCAAATGTGTGGGGGAGATGTTCGCAAAACCGGGCGATTACAATACCTGGATCGAGTGCGGTTCTTTTGGATGGGGAGATAATCATATGAATCTTGTTGGTTTTTTTCGACCGCAGCTAATCGACATTCGCAATAGTGAACACTTTACTTGGGTCACGCGCTTTGTGGAACCCGGAAGGATGGTTAAAAACAATCATGTAGTGATCGGACTTTCTCTGGGAACAAGTCATCTGAGTGATGGTTTTCTTCATTCTGACGAAGGTTGGGTATTGGGATGGATAGGTCGTTGTTTGAGCGACGAATGGTCGGGTGTGAGTGAACGGATCGGAAAACTCTCAAACAACTACCTGATCGCACAAGTGTTGAATGAAGGGTTAAAAAGAGACGACATCGTTTCCGCGCTGCGCACACTTGATGGTTCTTTTTCAATGGCGATATGGGATAAACGCGAGGAGATTCTTTACCTAGCCATCGATCGTTTGGGGAAAAAAACGCTGTATTATTCTTGGATTGGCGACACACTGGTGTTCGCGACGAAATTAAGTATTCTTCGCCGACATCCGAACCTTAGGTTACACATTAATCGCTCTGGACTGGCGCTTCTTTTACGTCAAAGTTACATTCCGGCCCCGTATACGATTTACGAAGGGATTTATAAGCTTCCGCCGGGGACAATGTTGCAGGTTCGTCCTGAAACACCGTATGACCGACCAGCTCCAGTTCCTTACTGGTCGATGCGCGAAGTCGTTGAATCTGGTCGACAAGATATTGGAGACTTGAGTTTTGAACAGGCGGTGAACAGGACCGAACAACTTATCTTAAGCGCTATCCGCAAACGTGTGCAGCAAGAACCCATTGGAGTTTTTTTGTCCGGTGGAGTTGATTCAACGACAGTAGCTGCTCTAGCACAGTCTGTCTCGTCGAAATCCGTCAAGACATTCACCATTGGCTTCTACGAAGATAGCTATAACGAAGCGGCTCACGCCAAGGAAATTGCAGCCTATCTAGGAACGGAACACAGCGAGTTGTATGTATCTGGTCGTGACGCGATGGCAGTCGTGCCAAAGTTGCCGTTAGTGTACGACGAACCCTTCGCGGACTCATCGCAAATTCCCACCTTGTTAGTTTCCCAACTGGCCGCAGGAAGCGTGAACGTGGTCCTAACGGGTGACGGCGGAGATGAGGTCTTTGCTGGCTACAACCGGTATGTCTGGGGACCGCGCATTTGGAACAGATTGAAGAGATATCCCCAAAATGTGCGTTTGCTCGTTGCTCGAATCTTGCTGAGTCTGCCGTCTGATGTTTGGGAGCGTGTCTTTCACTTCGGCTCGAGGTTGTTGCCGAGAAGATATCGGGTTAGCAACCCTGGTCAGAAATTGCACAAGCTCGCGACCGTACTCGATGCAGTTTCGCCCGAGGATATGTACATGCGTCTTATTTCACACTGGCGGAATCCTGAGTCGGTTGTCCTTGGAGCCGGGGACCCCGTTATGGTGGTAACTGAGTCGGATTGGTCGAGCGAAATCGAGAATTTCGTTGATCGCATGATGTACTTAGATACTGTCAATTATCTCCCTTACGACATCCTAGTAAAAGTAGGCCGAGCGGCAGCGGAGCAAGGAATCACAGTTTGTTCACCTCTGTTGGACAACGAGGTGATCGAATATGCTTGGAAGCTCCCGTTATCGATGCACCTTTGGAACGGGGAAGGAAAGCGTCTTTTGCGCGAGGTACTGTATCGATACGTTCCACGCACACTGATGGACAGGCCTAAGACGGGCTTTGGAGGTCCGTTGGCAAAATGGCTGAGAGAACCTCTTAAGGATTGGGCTGAATCTCTTCTGGATGAACGAAGACTACGCCGTGAGGGGTTTTTTAGGCCTGAGCCTATTCGGCGTCTTTGGCAGGAGCATCTGTCGGGGAAACGGGATTGGCACTTTCATCTGTGGAACGTTCTCATGTTTCAAGCGTGGTTGCAAGAATATCATACAGGTAGTGGATAAGAGTTATTACAACTGACACGATCGTTATTAAACTAGAGGCGTTTAGCTCGTTGACCTCGTTGACTACGTACACTGTGTATCTGGAGGCGAGACTATGCCCGAGGAAATAAGGATAATAATGCATCAAAAACTCGTCGCAAGATCCGCAACGGTCGGCGTGCTAGGACAAGGCTACGTCGGTTTGCCTTTGGCCTTAGAAGTATCTCGCGCCGGATTTAATACCATCGGGTTCGATGTGAGTGCGGAACGGGTGGCACAGCTTAATGCGGGCCGTTCGTACATTACCGACGTGAGCGACGACGACATCGCCAAGGCCATTGCCGGTGGAAAGTATCGGGCCACGGACGATTTCGCGGAGTTGGGCCGCTGCGATGTCATTGTCATCTGCGTGCCGACGCCCTTGCGAAAAACGAAAGATCCAGATATTTCCTACATCGTTTCGGCAGTGGACAGCATTAAGCAGCATATTTGTCCGCCTGCATTGATCGTGTTGGAAAGCACGACGTATCCGGGCACGACAGATGAATTGGTCGTGGCCGAGCTGGAGTCTGTTGGACTGACTCTGGACCAAGACTTTTTCGCTTGTTACTCACCGGAACGGGTCGATCCGGGCAACGCTCTGTTTCAGACGCGTAACATTCCGAAAGTGGTCGGAGGCGTCTCCGAATTGTCCACGAAGTTGGGTGTCACGTTTTACCAACAAGTACTGGAAAAAGTTCATCCGGTCAGCTCAGCTCGGGTCGCGGAGATGGCCAAACTGCTGGAAAATACGTTTCGCGCCGTCAACATTGGCCTGGTCAATGAACTGGCTCTGCTGGCGGAACGGATGGGTGTAGACATTTGGGAAGTCATCGACGCGGCGGCAACCAAACCTTTTGGCTACATGCCGTTTTATCCAGGGCCTGGCATCGGAGGGCATTGCATTCCCGTGGATCCGATGTATCTCGCATGGAAGGGCAAAACGTACGACTTTTACAATCGCTTTATCGAACTGGCCGACGAGATCAACTCGGGCATGCCGCAGCACGTCGTGAACCGCGTGGCGGAGTTGCTCAACATGCAGGGCTTGGCGCTTAGCCGTTCCAAAGTTTTGCTGCTTGGGATCGCTTACAAGAAAAACGTGGGCGACACGCGGGAATCCCCGGCCATCGAGATCGCCA
The Bacillus thermozeamaize DNA segment above includes these coding regions:
- a CDS encoding glycosyl transferase family 1 → MKICHVITGLNDGGAEAVLYRLCTSDTENRHVVISLMDEGKYGPLLRAAGVEVYTLGMPRRKVTIGALFRLWRLLRSVRPDVVQTWMYHADLVGGVVARLAGVSTVCWGIRQTTLELGLTPRTTIMVARTCAGLSHWIPTAIVSCSHEAARVHQALGYAARKFVVVPNGYDLERFSPDTEARERLRAEWGVDAQTPLIGMVARFNPQKDHANLLAALGLLKQQGVKFRCVLVGTGMDNTNEDLTKRIAEAGLDEYVYLLGPRDDIPAIMNTLDVHVLSSAGEAFPNVLAEAMACGTPCVTTDVGDAAFIVGETGWVVPPRDSRALAEALVAALTQRQNEDSWQARKLACRERIATHFTLDAMISGYRKVWVKAAESTRTTSVKAPRNG
- a CDS encoding UDP-N-acetyl-D-glucosamine dehydrogenase, with protein sequence MPEEIRIIMHQKLVARSATVGVLGQGYVGLPLALEVSRAGFNTIGFDVSAERVAQLNAGRSYITDVSDDDIAKAIAGGKYRATDDFAELGRCDVIVICVPTPLRKTKDPDISYIVSAVDSIKQHICPPALIVLESTTYPGTTDELVVAELESVGLTLDQDFFACYSPERVDPGNALFQTRNIPKVVGGVSELSTKLGVTFYQQVLEKVHPVSSARVAEMAKLLENTFRAVNIGLVNELALLAERMGVDIWEVIDAAATKPFGYMPFYPGPGIGGHCIPVDPMYLAWKGKTYDFYNRFIELADEINSGMPQHVVNRVAELLNMQGLALSRSKVLLLGIAYKKNVGDTRESPAIEIANMLKARGATVRGFDPFVDKLPKEAGDLEMLDKLDEDALRSFDCVVLTTDHDQFDYEWIADNARLVFDTRNAFRNVDKPHVYRLGTPLRAETVSQVANA